A genome region from Thiohalophilus sp. includes the following:
- a CDS encoding NifB/NifX family molybdenum-iron cluster-binding protein, translating to MHLIKRLTPWLLATLLAATTVLAGAGEARIAVAADGADANATVSAVAARAPYILIFDTHGTLLESHPNPVAANPGSAGPALATWLGEKKIDMLIAGDFGAKLSPALAEQNINTVVARGPANEAVKEVGQ from the coding sequence ATGCACCTGATTAAACGACTGACCCCCTGGCTGCTGGCCACGTTGTTGGCTGCAACAACCGTCCTTGCCGGGGCCGGTGAGGCGCGGATTGCCGTGGCCGCCGACGGGGCTGACGCCAACGCCACCGTGAGTGCGGTGGCCGCACGGGCGCCTTACATATTGATCTTCGATACGCATGGAACCTTGCTGGAATCGCATCCGAACCCGGTTGCCGCTAACCCCGGTAGCGCCGGTCCGGCCCTGGCTACCTGGCTGGGTGAGAAAAAAATCGACATGCTGATTGCCGGTGACTTCGGCGCCAAGCTGTCCCCGGCACTGGCCGAACAGAACATCAACACCGTCGTGGCCAGGGGGCCCGCCAATGAGGCGGTGAAAGAGGTCGGGCAATGA
- a CDS encoding ABC transporter permease, with translation MIRIFKLAARNLARYWRRTLLTSGLIILGIVAVLSFVAVSGSFKNIMVGQITDSMLGHLQVHRKGYVASIENLPLNLNIKPAALAKIEQALDLPEVEAISPRLKFGAMFSNFTETTSIRLNGIVPQREAAAMPALAERLVDGTLANGLIEPGKLLIPELLAKGMKIKPGDTVVLVATNVDGSVNGQTFEVQGILEAVTGPGGRDGYLHMDDARTLLRITDNEVNEIAVRLKDIDKVDQVAAQLRKALAEIKNPKGEAMLDVHSWDQLSPFANIARMIDLLDLFIRIMLVGIVLIAIMNVMIMAVYERIREIGTIAAIGTPPRRILGLFVAEGLLLGLVGTVIGTVLSLLLVWALNLRPVSFNFGRQVIELAPAIALSEVLWIGAIVILVAVIASLQPAWKAARMDPITALRHV, from the coding sequence ATGATCCGCATCTTCAAACTCGCTGCGCGCAACCTGGCCCGTTACTGGCGGCGCACGCTGCTGACCTCGGGGTTGATCATCCTGGGCATTGTTGCGGTGCTGTCGTTCGTCGCGGTGTCCGGCTCGTTCAAGAACATCATGGTGGGGCAGATTACCGACTCGATGCTCGGCCACCTGCAGGTGCACCGCAAGGGCTATGTCGCCTCCATCGAGAACCTGCCGCTGAATCTCAACATCAAGCCCGCCGCGCTGGCGAAGATCGAACAGGCGCTGGACCTGCCCGAGGTCGAGGCGATCTCGCCGCGGCTCAAGTTCGGCGCCATGTTCAGCAACTTCACCGAGACCACTAGCATTCGCCTCAACGGCATCGTACCGCAGCGCGAGGCCGCCGCCATGCCGGCGCTGGCCGAACGGCTGGTGGACGGCACGCTGGCCAACGGACTGATCGAGCCGGGCAAGCTGCTGATCCCGGAATTGCTGGCGAAGGGCATGAAGATCAAACCGGGTGACACCGTGGTACTGGTGGCGACCAACGTCGACGGCTCGGTCAACGGCCAGACCTTCGAGGTGCAGGGTATACTCGAGGCGGTCACCGGCCCCGGCGGGCGCGACGGTTATCTGCACATGGACGATGCGCGCACGCTGCTGCGCATTACCGATAATGAAGTCAACGAGATCGCCGTGCGTCTGAAGGACATCGACAAGGTCGATCAGGTCGCGGCCCAACTGCGCAAGGCCCTGGCTGAGATTAAAAATCCCAAAGGCGAGGCGATGCTGGACGTGCACAGCTGGGATCAGCTCTCACCGTTCGCCAATATCGCGCGCATGATCGATCTGCTGGATCTGTTCATTCGCATCATGCTGGTGGGCATCGTGCTCATCGCCATCATGAACGTGATGATCATGGCGGTCTACGAGCGCATCCGCGAGATCGGCACCATCGCCGCCATTGGCACGCCGCCGCGGCGTATCCTCGGCCTGTTCGTCGCCGAGGGCCTGCTGCTCGGGCTGGTGGGCACGGTGATCGGTACTGTGTTGAGCCTGTTGCTGGTCTGGGCGCTCAACCTGCGGCCGGTGAGTTTCAATTTCGGTCGCCAGGTAATCGAACTGGCACCGGCGATCGCGTTGAGCGAGGTGTTGTGGATCGGCGCCATCGTGATCCTGGTGGCGGTGATCGCCAGCCTGCAACCGGCCTGGAAAGCGGCGCGCATGGATCCCATTACGGCGCTGCGTCACGTATAG
- a CDS encoding ABC transporter ATP-binding protein, which yields MSLIAASGLVKTYRAGDVDVPAVCGVDFTIEAGAFVAFVGPSGSGKSTLLNMIGGLDHPTRGTLKVLDTDIAQLDRSAAAAFRGANLGFIFQDFNLIPVLSACENIEYPLLMVQDWPADKRAARVNELLEAVGMADQANKRPDQLSGGQKQRVAVARALATNPKLVLADEPTANLDHDTAFRIIDLMKKMRDEFGTTFIFSTHDPKIMDAAEITFTLEDGHLSDHPGGAQ from the coding sequence ATGAGCCTGATTGCGGCCAGCGGACTGGTCAAAACCTATCGCGCGGGAGATGTCGATGTCCCGGCGGTGTGCGGGGTCGACTTTACCATCGAGGCGGGGGCTTTCGTTGCCTTCGTCGGGCCCTCCGGCAGCGGCAAGAGCACCTTGCTGAACATGATCGGCGGTCTGGATCATCCGACCAGGGGCACGCTCAAGGTGCTCGATACCGATATCGCGCAACTGGATCGCAGCGCCGCGGCGGCATTTCGCGGTGCGAATCTTGGTTTTATCTTTCAGGATTTTAATCTGATCCCGGTGCTCTCGGCCTGCGAGAACATCGAATACCCGTTGCTGATGGTGCAGGACTGGCCGGCGGACAAACGCGCGGCGCGGGTTAACGAACTGCTCGAGGCGGTGGGCATGGCCGACCAGGCGAACAAACGCCCCGATCAGCTTTCCGGGGGACAGAAACAGCGCGTCGCTGTGGCGCGCGCGCTGGCCACCAATCCCAAACTGGTGCTGGCCGACGAGCCTACCGCCAATCTCGATCACGATACCGCCTTTCGTATCATCGATCTGATGAAAAAAATGCGCGACGAGTTCGGCACCACGTTCATCTTCTCCACCCACGATCCCAAGATCATGGACGCCGCCGAGATCACCTTCACCCTGGAAGACGGCCATCTGAGTGATCATCCGGGAGGTGCGCAATGA
- a CDS encoding D-hexose-6-phosphate mutarotase, protein MLEELNQRFAHPDVRFSQKDQLIMIELSNRHGSATLTTHGGTLLSYQPANGDEVIWLSETAIYDGSKPVRGGVPICWPWFGPYDPDTLGADPTDAAKKGHGVARYELWDVAGVRSVDNEATELVLQLEPNDSIRQAWPLPFMLKLIVTLGEKLTLELVGENHSERDWVVSEAFHTYFNVARADGLTIEGLDNTAYIDKGRDGQRFTQEGPLPLTLPMECIFVDHNNDVVIDDEGHGRRIVMEKINSASTVVWNPGPEGAKSFADMPDDQYDHMVCVEAANALDNAYTLKAGESHSMKMTIAVN, encoded by the coding sequence ATGCTCGAAGAACTCAACCAGCGCTTTGCCCATCCCGATGTTCGTTTCAGCCAAAAAGATCAACTGATCATGATCGAGCTGAGCAATCGTCACGGCTCGGCCACACTCACCACCCATGGCGGTACCTTGCTCAGTTATCAGCCCGCCAACGGCGACGAGGTGATCTGGCTGAGCGAGACGGCGATCTATGATGGCAGCAAGCCGGTGCGCGGCGGTGTGCCGATCTGCTGGCCGTGGTTTGGCCCGTATGATCCCGACACCCTGGGCGCGGATCCGACCGATGCGGCCAAAAAAGGCCACGGCGTCGCCCGGTATGAACTGTGGGATGTGGCCGGCGTGCGCAGCGTGGATAACGAGGCCACCGAACTGGTATTGCAGCTCGAACCCAATGACTCGATTCGCCAGGCCTGGCCGCTGCCATTCATGCTCAAACTGATCGTGACCCTGGGCGAAAAACTGACCCTGGAACTGGTCGGCGAGAACCACAGCGAACGTGACTGGGTGGTGTCCGAGGCGTTTCATACCTACTTCAATGTCGCCCGGGCCGACGGGCTGACCATCGAGGGACTGGACAACACCGCGTATATCGACAAGGGCCGGGACGGCCAGCGCTTCACCCAGGAAGGGCCCTTGCCGCTGACCCTGCCGATGGAATGCATTTTTGTCGATCATAACAACGACGTGGTCATCGACGACGAGGGCCACGGGCGGCGGATCGTGATGGAAAAAATTAACAGCGCGAGCACCGTGGTCTGGAATCCGGGCCCCGAAGGCGCGAAAAGTTTCGCCGACATGCCCGACGATCAATACGACCACATGGTCTGCGTCGAGGCCGCCAATGCCCTGGACAACGCCTATACCCTCAAGGCTGGTGAATCGCATTCGATGAAAATGACGATCGCCGTCAACTGA
- a CDS encoding methyltransferase domain-containing protein has protein sequence MDIDALTAPSMMGRMTPLHETRLDQVLRRLKGSGARRVLDLGCGSGHLLYRLAGEPQFEQIVGLETCAHSLRQARELLADHLQGDLPRLDLINGSYTESQHNLEGYDAAAMVETIEHLKPGALSAAEQVVFGQMRPAVVYMTTPNREYNPLYGLRPGEFREADHEFEWDRDKFRHWSQGVARRNGYRVTLGGIGEADPEFGQPTQTAWFTRLD, from the coding sequence ATGGACATTGATGCACTGACGGCCCCGTCGATGATGGGCCGCATGACCCCGCTGCACGAGACCCGGCTGGATCAGGTACTGCGCCGTCTCAAGGGCAGCGGCGCGCGCCGGGTGCTGGATCTCGGCTGCGGTTCGGGGCACCTGCTTTATCGCCTGGCCGGCGAGCCACAGTTCGAGCAGATCGTCGGGCTGGAGACCTGCGCGCACTCGCTGCGACAGGCCAGAGAGTTGCTGGCCGATCATCTGCAGGGTGATTTACCCCGGCTGGATCTGATCAACGGCTCCTATACCGAATCGCAGCATAACCTTGAGGGTTATGATGCCGCCGCCATGGTGGAGACCATCGAACATCTCAAGCCAGGTGCGCTCTCGGCGGCCGAGCAGGTGGTGTTTGGCCAGATGCGCCCGGCCGTGGTGTACATGACCACACCCAATCGGGAATACAATCCGCTGTATGGTTTACGCCCCGGGGAATTTCGCGAAGCCGATCATGAATTTGAATGGGATCGCGACAAGTTCCGCCACTGGTCGCAGGGCGTCGCCCGGCGCAACGGCTATCGCGTTACCCTGGGCGGGATCGGCGAGGCCGATCCGGAATTCGGCCAACCGACCCAGACAGCCTGGTTTACGCGCCTTGATTAA
- a CDS encoding HelD family protein yields MMMIQTEADEQAHLEEVKTRLHRALADIDARVQRYAEEIQTQKDYSWEHRAEMDHVEKIANRESIAQAMFTGEAALDKKKRIQKLLASPYFGRIDFIEQGGDNPLPIYIGMHSFFDEELKRNRVFDWRAPIASLFYDYELGEARYAAPEGEVAGEIALKRQYRIRHGKMEFMLDTELNIVDDVLQEALGQAADDRMKNIVATIQRDQNAIIRNEHSSVLIIQGVAGSGKTSIALHRIAYLLYRFKESLSSEDILIISPNRVFADYISNVLPELGEEQVAETEIETLAAELLEHQYKFESFHEQNARLLKNDDPALPQRIRAKASLDFLKQLDKYIAHLEDNRFTPHELRINTKPVPVWFLEESYEKHRASPVAERINRIARDVESKVGIYYNYTLSTRERRELKESLKGMMQTTTLRNAYKDFFTWLGEPDLFQPAKNARLEYSDVFPLIYMKMRLEGIRKNYRNVKHLLVDEMQDYTPVQYAVLSRLFPCKKTILGDASQSVNPFSSTTAEGIREVFTHAFCASLNKSYRSTYEIIQFVQRIAPNAAIEPIERHGEAPQVLGFASRKKELEQIRALMQEFDASEHHTLGIICKTQQQADRLYKAVQDELPNVYRLNLQSSHFSQGVVICPASLAKGLEFDRVIVPQADTDNYAAEMDRSLLYIACTRAMHRLTLTHVGEASPFIAAA; encoded by the coding sequence GTGATGATGATTCAGACCGAAGCCGACGAACAGGCCCATCTTGAAGAAGTAAAAACCCGCCTGCACCGCGCCCTGGCCGATATCGATGCCCGGGTGCAACGCTATGCCGAGGAGATCCAGACCCAGAAGGACTATTCCTGGGAGCATCGCGCCGAGATGGATCACGTGGAGAAGATCGCCAACCGCGAATCCATCGCCCAGGCGATGTTCACCGGAGAGGCGGCGCTGGATAAGAAAAAGCGTATCCAGAAGCTGCTCGCCTCGCCCTATTTCGGCCGCATCGATTTTATCGAGCAGGGCGGAGACAACCCGTTGCCGATCTATATCGGCATGCATTCCTTTTTTGATGAGGAGCTCAAACGTAACCGGGTGTTCGACTGGCGCGCGCCCATCGCCAGCCTGTTTTACGACTATGAACTGGGTGAAGCCCGTTACGCAGCCCCCGAAGGCGAGGTTGCCGGCGAGATCGCCCTCAAGCGCCAGTACCGGATCCGCCACGGTAAAATGGAATTCATGCTCGATACCGAGCTGAATATCGTCGATGACGTGCTGCAGGAGGCGCTGGGCCAGGCCGCCGACGATCGGATGAAGAACATCGTCGCCACCATCCAGCGGGATCAGAACGCCATCATTCGCAACGAACACTCCTCGGTGCTGATCATCCAGGGGGTGGCCGGCTCGGGCAAGACGTCCATCGCCCTGCATCGTATCGCCTATCTGCTGTACCGCTTCAAGGAGTCGTTAAGTTCCGAGGATATTCTGATCATCTCGCCCAATCGGGTGTTTGCCGATTACATCTCCAACGTGCTGCCCGAGCTGGGCGAGGAGCAGGTGGCCGAAACCGAGATCGAGACCCTGGCGGCGGAACTGCTCGAACACCAGTACAAATTCGAAAGCTTTCATGAACAAAACGCCCGGCTGCTGAAAAACGATGATCCGGCACTGCCGCAGCGCATTCGTGCCAAGGCCTCGCTCGATTTTCTCAAACAGCTGGATAAATATATCGCCCACCTGGAAGATAATCGCTTCACACCGCACGAACTGCGCATCAACACCAAGCCGGTGCCGGTCTGGTTTCTCGAGGAGTCTTATGAAAAACATCGCGCCTCGCCGGTGGCCGAGCGCATTAACCGCATTGCCCGGGATGTCGAGAGCAAGGTGGGGATTTACTACAACTACACCCTGAGCACCCGGGAGCGGCGCGAGCTCAAAGAGTCCCTCAAAGGCATGATGCAGACCACCACGTTACGCAATGCCTACAAGGACTTTTTCACCTGGCTGGGCGAGCCGGATCTGTTTCAGCCGGCAAAGAACGCGCGCCTGGAATACTCGGACGTGTTTCCGCTGATCTATATGAAGATGCGCCTGGAGGGGATCCGCAAGAATTACCGCAACGTTAAACACCTGCTGGTGGATGAGATGCAGGATTACACGCCGGTGCAGTACGCGGTACTGTCACGCCTGTTTCCGTGCAAGAAAACCATCCTCGGCGACGCCAGCCAGTCGGTAAATCCGTTCAGCTCCACCACGGCCGAGGGGATCCGCGAGGTCTTCACCCATGCCTTTTGCGCCAGTCTGAACAAGAGCTATCGCTCGACTTACGAAATTATCCAGTTCGTACAGCGTATCGCTCCCAACGCGGCGATCGAACCGATCGAGCGCCATGGCGAGGCGCCGCAGGTACTCGGTTTTGCCAGTCGCAAGAAAGAGCTGGAACAGATCCGCGCCCTGATGCAGGAATTCGATGCCTCCGAACATCATACCCTGGGGATCATCTGCAAGACCCAGCAGCAGGCCGATCGGTTATACAAGGCGGTACAGGATGAACTGCCCAACGTGTACCGGTTGAACCTGCAAAGCAGCCATTTTTCCCAGGGCGTGGTAATCTGTCCGGCGTCCCTGGCCAAGGGGCTGGAGTTCGACCGGGTGATCGTGCCCCAGGCCGATACCGACAACTATGCCGCCGAGATGGATCGAAGCCTGCTGTATATCGCCTGCACCCGCGCCATGCACCGGCTGACGTTGACGCACGTCGGTGAAGCCAGCCCGTTTATCGCCGCAGCGTAA
- a CDS encoding macro domain-containing protein: protein MSERVLHGVRLECIQGDIASQSDMDAVINAANAELRIGGGVAGALHRAAGPGLEDEGRPLAPIRPGQAVITGAHNLPNRYVIHCLGPVYGMDEPAEELLAACYRNALALAEEHGIASVAFPAISTGAFGYPLEAATRVALTTVAGQLPQLSAVQHIRFVLHEPHSLQVHEQALASLPGA, encoded by the coding sequence ATGAGCGAACGGGTTCTACACGGCGTGCGCCTTGAATGTATTCAGGGCGATATTGCCAGCCAGTCGGATATGGACGCGGTGATCAACGCGGCCAATGCCGAGCTGCGCATCGGCGGCGGCGTGGCCGGGGCGCTGCACCGGGCCGCGGGGCCGGGGCTGGAAGACGAGGGCCGGCCGCTGGCGCCGATTCGCCCGGGGCAGGCGGTGATCACCGGGGCCCATAATCTGCCCAACCGCTATGTGATCCATTGCCTGGGCCCGGTGTACGGGATGGACGAGCCGGCCGAGGAATTGCTGGCGGCCTGTTACCGTAACGCCCTGGCCCTGGCCGAGGAACACGGTATCGCCTCCGTGGCGTTTCCGGCTATCTCCACCGGGGCGTTCGGTTATCCGCTGGAGGCGGCGACCCGGGTGGCGTTAACCACCGTCGCCGGGCAACTGCCGCAGCTGAGCGCCGTGCAGCACATCCGTTTCGTGTTGCACGAGCCGCACAGTCTGCAGGTGCACGAGCAGGCACTGGCCTCCCTGCCCGGGGCGTGA
- a CDS encoding SLAC1 anion channel family protein — MKEQQKKIQPARLENFPISWFATVMGLAGFSIAWHRAETIMSLPFRVSHFILGLTIVIFILLGVLYLGKLIKYRTQVFVEISHPVKLNFFPTISIGLLLVSIALLHHQLMVAYWLWVIGAVLHLLITLYVLSIWIHHSRFEIHHINPAWFIPIVGNILVPIAGVKFASVEISWFYFSIGLLFWLVLFAIIFYRVIFHQPLPGKLTPTLFILVAPPAVGFISWIQLTGTLDSFARILYYTALFLTLMLATQTSHFVRLKFFLSWWAYSFPLAAVTIASLLMYQNTELVFFAGLSWFLLVILSLVILLLVYKTLAAVSRKEICIEED; from the coding sequence ATGAAGGAACAACAGAAAAAGATTCAGCCTGCGCGCCTGGAGAATTTTCCCATTTCCTGGTTTGCTACAGTGATGGGGCTGGCCGGATTTTCTATCGCCTGGCATCGAGCTGAAACTATTATGTCACTGCCGTTCAGGGTGAGTCATTTTATTTTGGGGCTGACAATCGTGATTTTTATTCTTCTAGGGGTGTTGTACCTTGGAAAGCTGATTAAATATCGTACACAGGTGTTTGTCGAAATAAGTCATCCTGTCAAACTGAACTTTTTTCCGACTATATCTATTGGGTTGTTACTAGTCAGTATCGCCTTATTGCATCATCAGCTCATGGTTGCCTACTGGCTGTGGGTTATTGGTGCGGTACTTCACTTGTTGATTACACTTTATGTGCTTTCAATCTGGATTCACCACTCCCGTTTTGAAATTCATCATATCAATCCAGCCTGGTTTATACCGATTGTCGGGAATATACTGGTGCCGATTGCCGGAGTAAAATTCGCCTCGGTCGAGATTTCCTGGTTCTATTTTAGTATTGGTCTGTTGTTCTGGCTTGTATTGTTTGCGATAATTTTTTACAGGGTCATTTTTCATCAGCCACTGCCGGGCAAGCTTACGCCGACTCTGTTTATCCTTGTTGCTCCACCCGCTGTCGGTTTCATCTCCTGGATTCAACTAACAGGCACTCTGGATTCTTTTGCCAGGATACTGTATTACACGGCATTGTTTCTTACTTTGATGCTGGCAACCCAGACAAGTCACTTTGTGCGGCTGAAGTTCTTTTTATCCTGGTGGGCTTATTCTTTTCCCCTGGCTGCGGTGACAATTGCCAGTCTGTTGATGTATCAGAATACTGAACTGGTTTTTTTTGCGGGGCTATCCTGGTTTTTGCTGGTAATACTTAGCCTGGTAATTCTGCTTCTGGTATACAAAACTCTGGCTGCAGTGTCGCGTAAAGAGATTTGTATCGAAGAAGACTGA
- a CDS encoding c-type cytochrome → MNCVLKTLGATFAMSLVAGLTMAGSEPTLEAEAWTPRSLHQTLASMPAGNASRGKIIHQRLMCVSCHGEAGVAPSRNYPSLAGQREAYTYKMLHDYRSARRNEKTGQSKVMLEIVRLMNDQDMADVAAFYARQPLPASGQSGVPLEDIVRLVRKGDPARLLTPCASCHGATGAGGKNETPALAGQVEAYLVRTLQAYKSGARDNDVYEGMSQFATVLSQHEIEALAQYYSSLPATR, encoded by the coding sequence ATGAATTGCGTGTTGAAGACACTGGGAGCAACATTTGCCATGAGCCTTGTGGCGGGTCTGACCATGGCCGGTAGTGAGCCGACACTTGAAGCAGAAGCCTGGACTCCTCGCTCATTGCACCAGACCCTGGCCAGCATGCCCGCGGGGAATGCAAGCCGGGGTAAGATCATTCATCAGCGACTGATGTGCGTTTCCTGTCACGGCGAAGCCGGGGTAGCGCCGAGCCGCAACTATCCGAGTCTGGCCGGACAACGCGAGGCCTACACCTACAAGATGCTGCATGATTATCGCAGCGCCCGGCGCAATGAAAAGACCGGTCAGTCCAAAGTGATGTTGGAAATCGTTCGGCTCATGAATGACCAGGATATGGCGGATGTGGCGGCCTTTTATGCCAGGCAGCCGTTGCCAGCATCCGGCCAGAGCGGGGTACCTCTCGAGGATATAGTGCGTCTGGTGCGCAAGGGCGATCCTGCCCGTTTGCTCACACCCTGCGCCTCATGTCACGGTGCCACCGGTGCAGGTGGGAAAAACGAAACACCGGCACTGGCTGGACAGGTTGAAGCATACCTGGTTCGCACCCTGCAGGCATATAAATCAGGTGCGCGGGATAACGATGTGTACGAAGGCATGTCACAATTCGCTACTGTCCTGTCACAACATGAAATTGAAGCGCTCGCGCAATATTACTCTTCATTGCCGGCGACGAGGTAA
- a CDS encoding FCSD flavin-binding domain-containing protein: MSKLTRRDFIKLFGAGAAAGTGLFGLTARAVAANAPHVVVLGGGIGGSTFAKYLRIADPNVRITLIERDAQYITCPRSNDVIVGFHTLEDITFDHDTIRDKYDINVLIDEVAGVDADRRQVRTAGGQNLSYDRLLVSPGIDFRWEAIDGYTPELADTRIPHAWKAGPQTLLLKQQLKNLPRGGRVLIAPPVDPFRCPPGPYERASMIAEYLQKHNPSAKVLILDPKDHFTKDGPFKKGWERLYGYGTDNSLIEWVAGSEGGRILAVEPKNMTVEAEADRFQADLINIIPPQKAGKLAFAMGLTDSSGWCPVDRQTFESKKMPGVHVIGDACIADEMPKSGYAANTQAKVAAWAISDLLNGRQPGEPTLSNTCYSLVGSRYGVSISSVYELHEGHIRNVPDSGGLSPIDDNPARPVLEAVYQKNWHRTFVKDVFS, from the coding sequence ATGAGCAAGCTGACACGACGCGATTTCATCAAGCTATTTGGTGCGGGTGCCGCTGCAGGGACGGGATTGTTTGGTTTGACGGCCCGTGCTGTAGCGGCGAATGCGCCCCACGTCGTAGTGCTCGGCGGTGGTATAGGAGGCTCAACCTTCGCCAAATATTTACGCATCGCTGATCCTAATGTGCGAATTACCTTGATCGAACGAGATGCGCAGTATATTACCTGCCCGCGTAGTAATGATGTGATAGTCGGTTTTCACACGCTAGAAGATATAACCTTTGATCACGATACCATTCGCGATAAATATGATATTAATGTGTTGATCGACGAGGTGGCCGGCGTGGATGCCGATCGCCGACAGGTGCGTACCGCCGGCGGACAGAATCTGAGTTATGACAGACTGCTGGTGTCACCGGGCATCGATTTCCGCTGGGAGGCGATAGACGGTTATACGCCCGAGCTCGCGGATACCCGCATACCCCATGCCTGGAAGGCCGGCCCGCAAACCCTGCTGCTTAAGCAGCAACTGAAGAATCTGCCCCGGGGCGGTCGGGTCCTCATCGCGCCACCGGTCGATCCATTCCGCTGTCCGCCGGGGCCCTACGAGCGCGCCTCGATGATCGCCGAGTATCTGCAAAAACATAATCCGAGTGCCAAGGTATTGATCCTCGATCCCAAGGACCATTTCACCAAGGATGGTCCGTTCAAGAAAGGGTGGGAACGGTTGTACGGTTACGGGACTGATAATAGCTTGATCGAATGGGTAGCCGGTTCCGAAGGTGGACGAATACTCGCCGTTGAACCGAAGAATATGACAGTTGAAGCGGAGGCGGATCGTTTCCAGGCGGATCTGATTAACATCATTCCGCCGCAAAAGGCGGGCAAGCTGGCCTTTGCGATGGGCCTGACAGATTCCAGTGGCTGGTGCCCGGTGGATCGACAGACTTTTGAATCAAAAAAGATGCCGGGTGTGCATGTGATCGGTGATGCCTGTATCGCCGACGAAATGCCCAAATCCGGTTATGCTGCCAACACCCAGGCCAAGGTGGCGGCCTGGGCTATTTCTGATCTGCTCAATGGGCGTCAGCCTGGAGAGCCCACCTTGTCCAATACCTGTTACAGCCTGGTCGGCAGCCGCTACGGGGTGTCGATTTCCTCGGTTTATGAGCTGCACGAAGGCCACATACGTAACGTTCCGGACAGCGGTGGCCTGTCTCCCATCGATGACAATCCTGCAAGGCCGGTACTTGAAGCGGTGTATCAGAAAAACTGGCACAGAACGTTCGTCAAGGACGTGTTCAGTTGA
- a CDS encoding c-type cytochrome codes for MNRQVKRLLQDRFTVIGLLVLMSVGTVAQAENLPRAQLLAQNCAACHGVNGREFKESMPPLAGMKTEQFIEAMNSFKDGTRPAIIMDRVARGYSQDEIKAMAQFFATQPATQYR; via the coding sequence ATGAACCGACAAGTAAAGCGCCTGTTACAGGACAGGTTCACGGTGATTGGTTTATTGGTCCTGATGTCGGTTGGCACAGTGGCCCAGGCGGAAAATCTGCCGCGTGCACAGTTGCTGGCGCAGAATTGCGCGGCTTGCCATGGCGTTAACGGCCGTGAGTTCAAGGAATCAATGCCGCCATTGGCAGGAATGAAGACTGAGCAGTTTATAGAAGCCATGAATTCTTTCAAGGATGGCACGCGGCCGGCCATTATCATGGATCGAGTTGCGCGGGGCTACAGTCAGGACGAGATCAAGGCGATGGCACAGTTTTTTGCTACACAACCGGCGACCCAGTACCGATAG